GTGCGAAGGCCGAGATTTATGAGCTGTTGTGGAAATTTGCCGCCGAAGGAAAAGGTGTGCTGGTGGTATCTTCGGATCTGCCGGAGCTGATCGGCATTTGCCATCGCATCATCGTTTTCTCCGACGGCAAAATATCCGGCGAAATCGCTCGCGAACAATTTGACGAGAGCAGGATCCTGTCGCTCGCCTACAAGGAGTACAGTCGTGTCCGCCAACATTGAAAAACAGACCGAGGCAAAAGAGGCGCGCTTCTGGGACAAGCTTATCCGGATCTCGATGAAGGAGGCGGGCGTCGCCATCGCCCTCATTCTGATCCTGGCGTTTTTCTCGGCGACCGCGCCCTATTTCGCGACGCCGGAGAATTTCCTGAAGATCTTCGTGCAGATTGCCATCAACACCGTGCTTGCTGCGGGCATGACCTTCGTCATCCTGGTCGGCGGCATCGATCTTTCGGTCGGCTCGCTGCTTGCCCTTTGCACGGTGATCGGCGCAACGATCATGATCAATCCGATGTTTTCGCCATGGCAGGCGATTATTCTCGCTTGTCTTGCCGCGATGGGCACCGGCGCTGTGCTTGGCGCCGTCAACGGCTGGATCTGCGAGAAGTGGAAGCTTCCCTCCTTCATCGTCACGCTCGGCATGCTCAACGTCGCCAGCGGCCTGGCGCGCGTCGTCAGCGACAATTCGACTATCACCGGCCTGCCGCAGCCTTTCGTCGATTTCGGCAACCTGATCTTCTGGGGCATACTCCCATCGATCTTTTTGATTGCGGTCGTCGTCGTCCTCATCGGCTGGTTCGTGCTGCGTTATACCGTCTTCGGCCGCTTCGTCTTCGCCATCGGCACCAATGAAGAGGCCGTTCGGCTCTCGGGACATCAGCCGAAAAAATACAAGATCGCGGTCTTCACCATTTCCGGGCTGACCGCCGGCATCGCCGCCATGGTCTATCTGCTCCGCCTCAATGTCGGCAGCCCGGTTGCCGGCATCGGTTATGAGCTGAATGCCATCGCTGCCGTCATCATCGGCGGCACCAGCCTCTCGGGCGGCAAAGGCTCGATCATCGGCACGCTGGTCGGCGCCTGCATTCTGCAGGTCCTGTCGACCGGATTGCAGCTTCTCGGCGCCGACGACAATATCAAGCCGATCGTCATCGGCGCCGTCATCGTGCTTGCCGTCATTCTCGACAGCTATCGCGGCCGGCTGATGCGGATCCTCGAAACGCGAAGCCCTTGATTGGCCGTTGCGTTTGATATCTCTCCGACCTACATCTGTCCGGCATTCAGCGAGGGACGGAAATGGCCAAGATCACCAATGTAGCGGTCCAGATGGACCATGTCGCCGGCATCAATATTGCAGGTGACTCCACCTTCGCCATGAGCCTGGAAGCGCAAGTGCGCGGCTACAGGCTATTCCATTATACGCCCGAGCGCCTGAGTTTTCGCGACGGCAAGCTCTATGCCAGCGTCGAGCCGATGCTGCTGCGCGATGTCAAGGGCGATCACTTTGAACTCGGCGCGCCGGAGCGCGTCGATCTTTCGACCATGGATGTCGTGCTGCTGCGCCAGGACCCGCCCTTCGACATGGCCTATATCACTTCGACGCATCTGCTCGAGCGCATCCACCCGAAGACGCTGGTCGTCAACGATCCGGCCTGGGTGCGCAATTCGCCGGAGAAGATCTTCGTTACCGAATTCGCCGACCTGATGCCGAAGACGCTGATCACCAAGGATGCCGCCGAAATCCGCCGCTTCCGCGACGAGATGGGCGACATCATCTTGAAGCCGCTCTACGGCAATGGCGGCGCCGGTGTCTTCCATTCGACCCGCGACGACCGCAACCTATCGTCGCTGCTTGAGATGTTCGGCCAGCTTTTCCGCGAGCCCTTCATCGCCCAGCAATATCTGCCCGACGTGCGCAAGGGCGACAAACGCATCATCCTGGTCGACGGCGAATTTGCCGGCGCCATCAACCGCGTGCCGGCCGAACATGACAGCCGCTCCAACATGCATGTCGGCGGCCGCGCCGAGGCGACTGAGCTGACGCCGCGCGAACAGGAAATCTGCGACCGCATTGGCCCAGCGCTCAGAGAACGCGGCTTCCTGCTCGTTGGCATCGATGTGATCGGCGATTACATGACCGAGATCAACGTCACCTCGCCCACAGGCATCCGCGAGGTCAAGAAATTCGGCGGCGCCGATATCGCCAGTCTGCTCTGGGATGCGATCGAGCGCAAGCGCGGCTAAGCTTGGCGCGCGAGCCACCCGCGCCTGCTATGACCGGGCACAACTCCGGTCACAGTCTACATCTGACTATGTTCCCATCGTGTTCTTGTTTTATTCCTGTTTCCATGCCAGATTGCAACTGCTGGCCCGGAAGGGTTGCGGGCGGTATAAGAGTTTGCGGGCAGGGGGATGGGTTTATGGTCGCGCGTGTCAGTACGGTGGCATTTCAGGGCATCGAAGGTGTGCCGGTCGAGGTCCAGGTCATGGTCGCTCCCGGCAAAGTCGGCATGCAGATCGTCGGCCTGCCTGATAAGGCGGTGGCCGAAAGCCGCGAACGTGTGCAGGCCGCCCTTCACGCCTCCGGCCTGGCGCTGCCGGCCAAGCGGGTGACCGTCAACCTGGCGCCGGCCGATCTGCCGAAAGAAGGCTCACATTTCGACCTGCCGATCGCGCTGGCGCTGATGGCGGCGCTCGGCGCCATCCCTGCCGATGCGCTGGCGGAGTATGTCGTCGTTGGTGAACTCAACCTCGACGGCACGATTGCCGCCATATCGGGCGCGCTGCCGGCGGCGATCGGCGCCAATGGGCTCGGCAAGGGGCTGATCTGCCCGGCCGAAAGCGGCGCCGAAGCCGCCTGGGCCGGCGCCGAGGTCAATATTCTCGCACCCCGCAGCCTGATTGCCCTTGCCAATCATTTCCGCGGCACGCAGGTGCTCACCCGACCGGAGGCATCGATCCGCGCCAATGCCGCCAACCTGCCGGACCTTGCCGAGATCAAGGGCCAGGAAAGCGCCAAGCGGGCGCTCGAGGTAGCAGCCGCCGGCGGCCATAATCTCTTGATGGTCGGCCCTCCCGGTTCCGGCAAGTCGATGCTGGCGTCAAGACTGCCGTCGATCCTGCCGCCGCTCTCGCCCGCCGAGCTGCTCGAGGTTTCGATGGTCCATTCGATCGCCGGCCAGCTCTCCGGCGGCAAGCTTTCCGACCGCCGGCCTTTTCGCACGCCGCACCATTCCGCCACCATGGCCGCCCTCGTCGGCGGCGGCATCCGCGCCCGGCCGGGCGAGGCCTCGCTTGCCCATCACGGTGTGCTCTTCCTCGACGAGTTTCCCGAATTTACCCCGCAGGCGTTAGATGCGCTGCGCCAGCCGCTCGAAGGCGGCGAATGCGTCATCGCCCGCGCCAATCACCGCGTCTCCTATCCGGCGAAATTCCAGCTGATCGCAGCGATGAACCCCTGCCGATGCGGCATGGCCGGCGAGCCCGGCCATACTTGCGCCCGTGGCCCGCGCTGCATGAGCGATTATCAGGCCCGCATCTCCGGCCCGCTGATGGACCGCATCGATATCCGCATCGACGTGCCGGCCGTCTCCGCCGCTGATCTGATCCGGCCGATGGCCGCTGAGGCCAGCGCCGACGTCGCCCGCCGCGTCGCCCGCGCCCGCGAGATCCAGCAGGAGCGCTTCGAGGCCGCCGGCGCAAAGGGCATCGGCACCAATGCCCGCTGCTCCACCGCAATGATCGAGAAACTCGCCGAACCCGATGCCGGCGGCCTGCAGCTGCTGCGCGACGCCGCCGAAAAGATGAAATTCTCCGCCCGTGGCTACCACCGCGTCCTCAAGGTCGCCCGCACCCTCGCCGACCTCGACGGCAAACCGACGGTCGGCCGCCTCCATCTCGCCGAAGCGATTTCTTACCGCATTGCAGGGGAGAGGTTGACGGCGGCGGCGTGAGGATAGAAGCGAATAGGAAGTAGCGAATAGCGAATAGTTAAGTGCCTTGCCCGTCACCAAGCAGGCCTTCATCCTATTCGCTATTCGCTATTCGCTATTCGCTATTCGCTATTCGCGCTATTCGCGCTATTCGCGCTATTCGCTATTCAGCTACCCAGCCCTTCAAACAGCGCCGTCGACAGATACCGCTCCGCGAAGGACGGGATGATGATGACGATGTTCTTGCCGGCGTTCTCCGGACGGCTGCCGACTTTGATGGCGGCGGCCAGCGCCGCGCCCGAGGAGATGCCGACCGGCACGCCTTCGAGCCTTGCGACCAGGCGCGCCTGTTCGAAGGCCTCGTCGTTGGTGACGGTGACGACCTCGTCGTAGATGCCGGTGTCGAGGATTTTTGGGGCGAAGCCGGCGCCGATGCCCTGGATCTTGTGCGGGCCGGGATTGCCGCCGGAGAGGATCGGTGAATCGGCGGGCTCGACGGCGATGATCTGGATCTCGGGTTTGCGGCTCTTCAGCACCTGGCCGACGCCGGTGATCGTGCCGCCGGTGCCGATGCCGGAGATGAGGATGTCGACCGTGCCGTCGGTGTCGTTCCAGATTTCCTCGGCCGTGGTCTTGCGGTGGATCTCGGGATTGTCCGGATTTTCGAACTGCTGCGGAATGACGGCGTCGGGAAGCGACCCTGCCAGTTCCTCCGCCTTGGCGATGGCGCCCTTCATGCCCTTCGGTCCCTCAGTCAGCACGAGCTCGGCGCCGAGCAGCGCCAGCATCTTGCGGCGCTCGACCGACATGGTTTCCGGCATGGTGAGGATCAGCCGATATCCCTTGGCGGCGGCGGCAAAGGCGAGCGCAATGCCGGTGTTGCCCGAGGTCGGTTCGATCAGCACCGTCTTGCCGGGCGTGATCTTGCCCTGCGCTTCCAAGCCTTCGATCATCGCCACGCCGATGCGGTCCTTGACCGAGGCGATCGGGTTGAAGAATTCGAGCTTGCCGATCAGATTGGCCACCACGCCCTTTTCCCGCGCCAGCTTGTCGAAGCGCACGAGCGGCGTATCGCCGATGGTCTCGGTGATCGAGGAATAGATGCGGCCGCGGCCGGGCTTGTGCGACATGAGTGCCTCCCTTTCAAATCCTGCTTCTGAAATCGAGGAGGAGAATAGGGTCAAAGGCCTGAAGAGGCCAGACCGCGTTCACCCCGGGGGAGCGGGACGCGGAGAAAAATACCTTTGAAAACCGGTTCTTGCCGAATGTTTATTTCAGGCCGCCCGGGTGGCGATGAAGGCCGCCGTGCCGGCCAGGATGCCGGCCGCGATCCGGTTCAGCGCCTGCAGGGCGCGCGGTCGCTTCAGCATCGTGCGAGCCCGTGAGGCCAGCAGCATATAGGGCACCAGCACGGTGATCAGCACCACGAAGGTCACCGCGAGCAGGAGCGCATAGTCACGCAGCCCGATATTGCCGATATCGATCAGCGTCGGCACTAGGGCGACATAGAACAGCATCGTCTTCGGATTGCCGAGCGTCACCAGCAGGCCGGAAAGGAAGGACAGGCCGATATTGCTGGATTTCTTCGCCGTGATGTCCTGCGGCAGCAGTCCCGTCGTCCAGAGCCTCCAGGCGATATAGCCGAGATAGAGGGCGCCGGCGATCTTGATGACGATGAACAC
This Rhizobium sp. NZLR1 DNA region includes the following protein-coding sequences:
- a CDS encoding ABC transporter permease, whose translation is MSANIEKQTEAKEARFWDKLIRISMKEAGVAIALILILAFFSATAPYFATPENFLKIFVQIAINTVLAAGMTFVILVGGIDLSVGSLLALCTVIGATIMINPMFSPWQAIILACLAAMGTGAVLGAVNGWICEKWKLPSFIVTLGMLNVASGLARVVSDNSTITGLPQPFVDFGNLIFWGILPSIFLIAVVVVLIGWFVLRYTVFGRFVFAIGTNEEAVRLSGHQPKKYKIAVFTISGLTAGIAAMVYLLRLNVGSPVAGIGYELNAIAAVIIGGTSLSGGKGSIIGTLVGACILQVLSTGLQLLGADDNIKPIVIGAVIVLAVILDSYRGRLMRILETRSP
- the gshB gene encoding glutathione synthase, giving the protein MAKITNVAVQMDHVAGINIAGDSTFAMSLEAQVRGYRLFHYTPERLSFRDGKLYASVEPMLLRDVKGDHFELGAPERVDLSTMDVVLLRQDPPFDMAYITSTHLLERIHPKTLVVNDPAWVRNSPEKIFVTEFADLMPKTLITKDAAEIRRFRDEMGDIILKPLYGNGGAGVFHSTRDDRNLSSLLEMFGQLFREPFIAQQYLPDVRKGDKRIILVDGEFAGAINRVPAEHDSRSNMHVGGRAEATELTPREQEICDRIGPALRERGFLLVGIDVIGDYMTEINVTSPTGIREVKKFGGADIASLLWDAIERKRG
- a CDS encoding YifB family Mg chelatase-like AAA ATPase → MVARVSTVAFQGIEGVPVEVQVMVAPGKVGMQIVGLPDKAVAESRERVQAALHASGLALPAKRVTVNLAPADLPKEGSHFDLPIALALMAALGAIPADALAEYVVVGELNLDGTIAAISGALPAAIGANGLGKGLICPAESGAEAAWAGAEVNILAPRSLIALANHFRGTQVLTRPEASIRANAANLPDLAEIKGQESAKRALEVAAAGGHNLLMVGPPGSGKSMLASRLPSILPPLSPAELLEVSMVHSIAGQLSGGKLSDRRPFRTPHHSATMAALVGGGIRARPGEASLAHHGVLFLDEFPEFTPQALDALRQPLEGGECVIARANHRVSYPAKFQLIAAMNPCRCGMAGEPGHTCARGPRCMSDYQARISGPLMDRIDIRIDVPAVSAADLIRPMAAEASADVARRVARAREIQQERFEAAGAKGIGTNARCSTAMIEKLAEPDAGGLQLLRDAAEKMKFSARGYHRVLKVARTLADLDGKPTVGRLHLAEAISYRIAGERLTAAA
- the cysK gene encoding cysteine synthase A, with the translated sequence MSHKPGRGRIYSSITETIGDTPLVRFDKLAREKGVVANLIGKLEFFNPIASVKDRIGVAMIEGLEAQGKITPGKTVLIEPTSGNTGIALAFAAAAKGYRLILTMPETMSVERRKMLALLGAELVLTEGPKGMKGAIAKAEELAGSLPDAVIPQQFENPDNPEIHRKTTAEEIWNDTDGTVDILISGIGTGGTITGVGQVLKSRKPEIQIIAVEPADSPILSGGNPGPHKIQGIGAGFAPKILDTGIYDEVVTVTNDEAFEQARLVARLEGVPVGISSGAALAAAIKVGSRPENAGKNIVIIIPSFAERYLSTALFEGLGS
- a CDS encoding LysE family translocator, which encodes MSLAALITYAGALFIAAAITGPGIAAIVARALGSNFRETFFMGLGLVLGDMTYLTAVILGLAFVAQTFTEVFIVIKIAGALYLGYIAWRLWTTGLLPQDITAKKSSNIGLSFLSGLLVTLGNPKTMLFYVALVPTLIDIGNIGLRDYALLLAVTFVVLITVLVPYMLLASRARTMLKRPRALQALNRIAAGILAGTAAFIATRAA